The Gemmatimonadaceae bacterium genomic interval AATCTCGTCGTCGCCGACGGCGATCTCTTCACCGAAGAGGCGGCCATTCGCGACGTGTGGGTGCAGGGCAAGCAGTACGGTGTCACGCGTGCGCCGCAGATCGATCCGCGCGGCACGTGGACGATCACGAGCGATGATCAGGGCACCTGGAAGAACGCCGTCGTGAAGTTCGACGGCCCGCTCAACCGCATCCGTGGCACGATCGAAATGGCCGGCCGTCGCCCGGTCAACCTCACCAACGTGCGTGTCATCTCCGAGACCGGCCGCATCGAAGCGTCGTTCCCGGGTGAGCCGTTGGGTCAGGAAGGCGGCATGCTCCTCGCCGGCTCGGTCACCGACTCGGTGTTCTACGGCTGGCTCTCGCTGCCGAACGGCACCGATGCGAAGTACCGCGGCACGCGCACCGAAGGCTACACCGGGCCCGCGCGCGGCGCGGTGGCGGTGAAGGTGCCGAAGCTCGACCTGCCGATGCTCCGCCCGAGCATGGAGTTCGGCCGGACGTCGGCGCCGGTGCAGCCGGCCGCCGTGCTGGTCAAAAACGCCACCGTGTGGACGTCGGGTCCGCAGGGCAAGATCGAAGGCGCCGATCTGCTCGTGCAGGCCGGCAAGGTCACGCGTGTGGGCAAGGGGCTCACGGCGCCGGCTGGCGCGGTGATCATCGACGCCACCGGCAAGCATGTCACGCCGGGGCTCATCGATCCGCACTCGCACTCGGGTGTGAGCTCGGTGAACGAGTCGGGCTTCGCGATCGTCCCCGAAGTGGTGATGGGCGATGTGCTCACGCACAACAACATCTGGTTCTATCGCCAGCTCGCCGGTGGGCTCACGTCGGCGATGGTGCTGCACGGCTCGGCCAACCCGATCGGTGGCGAGAACGTGTTCATCAAGACGCGCTGGGGCGGGCTCCCCGAGGACTACAAGATCCAGGGGGCGCCGCGCACGGTGAAGTTCGCGCTGGGTGAGAACCCCAAGCGCAGCCCGACGCGCTATCCGAACACGCGTGAAGGCGTGAACGAAATCATTCGCGACCACTTCGCGGCGGCGCGCGATTACGAGAAGGAGTGGAAGAACTGGGAAAAGACGAAGACTGGCATTCCGCCGCGCAAGGATCTGCGCATGGAAGCGCTGCTCGACATCCTGAACCAGAAGCTGCTGGTCACGAGCCACGGCTATCGTGCCGACGAGTTCCTCGCCCTGGTGCGCCTGGCCGAAGAATTCGGCTTCCGCATCCAGGCGCTGCAGCACGGCGTCGAAGCCTACAAGATCGCGACGGAGCTCAAGAACTCGGGCGTTGCCGCGATCGTGTGGTCGGACTGGGGCGCGTTCAAGCTCGAGGCGTACGACGCCACGTCGTACAACGCGCGCATCCTGCTCGAAGCCGGCGTGGTCACCTCGCTGCACTCGGACGACGCCGAAATCTCGACGCGCATGAACTGGGAAGCGGGCAAGCTGCTTCGCTCGGGCGTGAACGAGATCGACGCGCTCAAGACGGTCACCATCAACGCCGCGAAGGCGGTGGCGATCGACAGCAAGATCGGCTCGCTCGAGGCGGGCAAGGATGCCGACTTCGTGATCTGGAACGGCAATCCGCTCTCGCAGTTCACGAAGGCCGAGCAGACGTGGATCGATGGCCGCAAGTACTTCTCACTCGAGGAGGACAAGGCCAATCGTGAGGAAATCGCCAAGGAACGCGCGCAGCTCATTCAGGCCGTGATCGCGGCCGGCCCGAGCGACGCGCCGGCCGGTCCGGTGCGCGGTGGCCGCGGCGGCCCGGGAGGCGGCAAGTAATGCGCTCCTACACTCCGACTCTCGATATCATGAGCATGCTGAAGAAGAGCGCGCGTTCGACGGCGATCGCATTGGCCGCGGCGCTGGCGTCGGCCGCGACGGCCGGCGCGCAGGTCACGATGCCGGTGGCGGCGCAAACGACCCCGGTGGTGCTCAAGGGCGCCACCATTCACACGGTGACCAAGGGCGTCATCCAGAACGGCACGATCGTGCTCGACAAGGGCAAGATCGCCGCGATCGGTGGCGCCGAGGTGCAGGCGCCGCGCGGGGCCAAGATCGTCGACGTCACGGGCAAGCACATCTACCCCGGCCTCATCGACGCCTACAGCACGGTGGGTCTCACCGAAATCGGTGCCGTGGATGTCTCGAACGACATTCGCGAAGCCGGTGATTTCAATCCGAACATCCGCGCCGAGATCGCGGTGAACGCGGAAAGCCGGCACATCGGCACCACGCGCTCGGCCGGCGTGCTCGTGGCCTTCAGCACGCCGGAAGGCGGCGTGATCTCCGGCCTCTCCTCGGCGATGTCGCTCGAAGGGTGGACGTGGGAGGAGATGTCGATGAAGGGCGCCGCGGCGCTCAACGTGAAGTGGCCCGACCCGAACGCGCGCCCGGGTGGGCGCTTCGGTGGCGGCGGCGGCCCGGGTGGCCGCGGCGGTCCGCCGGCGGCGCCGCCCAAGACGTACCCGGAACAGGTGCAGCAGATCAAGGATTGGTTTGCGGAGGCGCGTGCGTACCGCGATGCCGTCAAGGCTGGGCAGAACGTGCGCACCGATACGCGCTACGCGGCGATGATCCCCGCGCTCGACAAGAAGATCCCGGTGGTGGTGGCGGCGGAGACGCCGTCGCAGATCAACGACGCCATCACCTGGGCCAAGGCGGAGAACGTCAACCTCGTCATTCGTGGCGGGCGGGATGCGGTGCTGGTGGCCGATCGCCTCAAGGCGGAGAACGTGCCGGTGATCCTCACCTCCACGCTCGATGCGCCGTCGCGCGAATACGAAAGCTACGATCACGCCTACAACGCGCCGGCGCAGCTGTACGCGAAGGGCGTGAAGTTCGCGATCGCCGGTGGGTCGGGTGGCCTCTACAGCTACCGCCTCCCGTGGGAAGCGGGCGTCGCGGTCGCATTCGGCCTGCCGGAAGAGGAAGCCCTCAAGGCCGTGACGATCAACGCGGCGCAGATGATGGGCGTCGACGACAAGGTCGGCTCACTCGAGGTGGGCAAGGAAGGCACGCTGCTCATCACGACGGGCACGCCGCTGGACATGACGAGCAACATCGTCCAGAACTACATCCAGGGGCGTGAGATCAACATGATGGACATCCACAAGTTCTTCTTCGAGAAGTACATGGAAAAGATCAAGCAGCAGCAGCCGAAGAAGATCACGCCGTAAGCACACCGCAAGGCGTGTGAGCACACGGGCCGGGCGTCGGGATGACGTCCGGCCCGTTTTGCGTACCAACGTGGCGCGCGTGACTCACTCTCGGTGGGACCCGCCGGGCACCAGACGGGCACTCCCTACCCGATCGAGCAGCCGAAAGGACAGCGTCCGCGTGTCCACGCCGTCGGCATTGACGAGCACGACGATGCCCAGGGAGTCGCGGGGGGCGAGCACCATATCGGTCGAGAAGCCCACATCGCTGCCGCTGTGCATCACCAACAGGCGCCCTCTGCGCACCATGCGCTCCCACGAATAGCCGAGGGCCAGACTGTCATAGGGCATCGGGACGCCAGCCTTCTTGGCGTCGCGCTCCACGTCGCCGGTGAGATCCCAGCTCGGCTTCCACAGCTCGGCGTGCGTCTCGGGCTGCATGATGCGCACGCCATCCAGCTCGCCACCGCGCAGGTTCGCGCGCACCCAACGCATCATGTCGTTGATGCTGCTGTGCAACGTGGAGCTGCCGGCGTGACGACGATTGTATGGATAGACCGCGGTGCGCCGATATTGGCCCGAGGCACTATCGGCACTGTGACCCCACGCCATACGCGACGAATCCATGTCCGTCATCAGGAACGTGCTCTGCGTCATCTTGAGCGGCGTCAGGATGTGCCGTTGCATGTAGTCGTCGAAGGACTCCCCGCTGACTTTCGCTACGACATCCGCGAGCACTTCGAAGCCGATGTTGCTGTAGCGCGGCGCGACGCCCGGCTCGCCGACCAGGCTCGAGTCCTTGAGCTCCCTGATGTAGCGCTCGAGTGACCCGGCATCGTACTCGGCGTGGTCCCATCGATAGTCCGTGACATCCGGCAGGCCCGCGACGTGGCGCAGCAACTGGCGGGCGGTGATGCGCGCGGCGCGCGCGTCCTTCATGCGGAAGTACGGCAGGTACTGCGTGATCGGGGCATCGAGCTCCAGCTGGCGTCGCTCCACCAACTGCATGATGGCCGTGGCGACGAACGGCTTGGAGATCGAGGCCATATGGAAAACACTGGCCGTCGAAATCGGCGCGCCACCGGGAAGTGCGGAGCGGCCCTGCGCCAAATCGAAGAGCAGAGAGTCGCCCTGCCAGATGCCGACGGCGAGCCCCGGGAGATGGAGGCTGTCGGCGAAGTGCTTGGTGAGCGCCGCAAGGGTATCGCGCAGCGGCGTTGTGCCCACGCGGGCGGGCGGCGTGGAGACGTCGCGTGCGCACGCCCCGGCGAGCGAACACAGCGAGATGATGAGAAGCGGGAGCCGCATCACACGCAAAGCAGGACCCATGGACGACGCGCCGGGCTGATGGTGGGGTGGAGTGCCACGCGACTAGGACAGACCCGGTGGCCGAAAGGTTTGGTGAGTCGGCCGCCTTCGCCGTCATTGCCGCAGCCGATCGCCTTTCCATTTACGCACACGCCCCGTGGAATTTCTTAATGCCCTGTCCGGAGCAGGCCCGGAACCATTCGTCCCAGTTCGGACTTGAAAAGGCGTCCCGTTCCCGCCTCTGGAGTTGGCATGGCCAAGATTGTCCTCGAAGAGTACGCCGACATCATTCCGAAAAAGCCCACCGGGATGAAGAAGATCGTGCGCGAGCTGAAGCGGCTCGTGCCCGGCAACAAGCCGGTCAAGGTGAAGCCCAAGCCCGGGGAGCTGAACTTCTACGCCGATACCTGGACGCTGCAGATGGCGGCGTGTCCGTGCGATGCCCACTTCGCGGAATACCTGAGCGAGAGCGGGCGCCAGGGGAGCACGGTGTTCCACTTTGGGACCGGGCAGCACCATTTGCTCGCTCGCGAAAACCAGAAACTGGCAAAGCCGAACGAGATCTTGGGCATTACGGCGTCGATGGGCGAGTATCAGGCGTACGTCGACTACATCGTGGCCGAGCCGCGCGCGGCGCAGAACTACAAGGTGTTCTTCGCCGACATCTACACGCTGACGGCCGGTCTCCTGCCCCGCTTCGACGTGGTCTCGCTCTTTCACCTGTGCGAGTTCTACGAGCCGTCGAATGCGCAGTATGCGCCGCTCGATGACGAAGCGCTGGTGAAGCTGTTCCTCACCACGCTCAATCCCGGCGGCGAAATCCTGTTCTACACCGGCTCCTTCGCCTATACGAAGGCCGCGCCGATCATCGCGCGCCTCGTGGAGACGGGCTATCTCACCTACAAGACCGCCTACGAAACCCTGGTCGTCTACACCGCCGGCCCGGCCGCCACGTCGGCGTAGCGCGGCATGAGCTCGGGCGTCACGGCGGGATCGCTGGACGGCCGCTGCACGTAGCGCCCGCTCACTTTGCGCGCAAAGCGGGCGGGCGTGATGCTCGGAAACACCACGATGCGACGCACGTGGTAGGGGTCCTCGTGCATGGCCTGCGGCCCCGAGT includes:
- a CDS encoding amidohydrolase family protein, whose amino-acid sequence is MRAFRVLLGIAALAATSLEAQQSSRTEPIAGLRDNGTGYHALVGAKVVTAPGQVLTNATVVIRNGLIQAVGAGMAPPAGARVWDLKGLTVYPGFIDASADLGGDLPPQGGDVGPTHWNPQVRAWFSTTSNAKDDSTRRTALRSLGFGAALAVPRQGIFRGTTSVVSLSDAGLRDRVLRPDLTQAMGFNRSFQLGGQYPNSTMGTIALMKQTFMDAEWYIRAWGAYETSGRSILPPETSEALAALGKAVKGTQPVLFETTSEEEYLRASKLAQEYKLTPWFRGSGEEYRLLDVLKGKTQPLIVPLAFPDAPNVSSPEAATNASLADLRHWYLAPTNPAKLAEAGVNFAITADGLPSLQQFFPNLRTAVARGLAPDKALAALTTVPAGILGIDKTHGTIAVGKAANLVVADGDLFTEEAAIRDVWVQGKQYGVTRAPQIDPRGTWTITSDDQGTWKNAVVKFDGPLNRIRGTIEMAGRRPVNLTNVRVISETGRIEASFPGEPLGQEGGMLLAGSVTDSVFYGWLSLPNGTDAKYRGTRTEGYTGPARGAVAVKVPKLDLPMLRPSMEFGRTSAPVQPAAVLVKNATVWTSGPQGKIEGADLLVQAGKVTRVGKGLTAPAGAVIIDATGKHVTPGLIDPHSHSGVSSVNESGFAIVPEVVMGDVLTHNNIWFYRQLAGGLTSAMVLHGSANPIGGENVFIKTRWGGLPEDYKIQGAPRTVKFALGENPKRSPTRYPNTREGVNEIIRDHFAAARDYEKEWKNWEKTKTGIPPRKDLRMEALLDILNQKLLVTSHGYRADEFLALVRLAEEFGFRIQALQHGVEAYKIATELKNSGVAAIVWSDWGAFKLEAYDATSYNARILLEAGVVTSLHSDDAEISTRMNWEAGKLLRSGVNEIDALKTVTINAAKAVAIDSKIGSLEAGKDADFVIWNGNPLSQFTKAEQTWIDGRKYFSLEEDKANREEIAKERAQLIQAVIAAGPSDAPAGPVRGGRGGPGGGK
- a CDS encoding amidohydrolase family protein — translated: MSMLKKSARSTAIALAAALASAATAGAQVTMPVAAQTTPVVLKGATIHTVTKGVIQNGTIVLDKGKIAAIGGAEVQAPRGAKIVDVTGKHIYPGLIDAYSTVGLTEIGAVDVSNDIREAGDFNPNIRAEIAVNAESRHIGTTRSAGVLVAFSTPEGGVISGLSSAMSLEGWTWEEMSMKGAAALNVKWPDPNARPGGRFGGGGGPGGRGGPPAAPPKTYPEQVQQIKDWFAEARAYRDAVKAGQNVRTDTRYAAMIPALDKKIPVVVAAETPSQINDAITWAKAENVNLVIRGGRDAVLVADRLKAENVPVILTSTLDAPSREYESYDHAYNAPAQLYAKGVKFAIAGGSGGLYSYRLPWEAGVAVAFGLPEEEALKAVTINAAQMMGVDDKVGSLEVGKEGTLLITTGTPLDMTSNIVQNYIQGREINMMDIHKFFFEKYMEKIKQQQPKKITP
- a CDS encoding beta-lactamase family protein, whose translation is MRLPLLIISLCSLAGACARDVSTPPARVGTTPLRDTLAALTKHFADSLHLPGLAVGIWQGDSLLFDLAQGRSALPGGAPISTASVFHMASISKPFVATAIMQLVERRQLELDAPITQYLPYFRMKDARAARITARQLLRHVAGLPDVTDYRWDHAEYDAGSLERYIRELKDSSLVGEPGVAPRYSNIGFEVLADVVAKVSGESFDDYMQRHILTPLKMTQSTFLMTDMDSSRMAWGHSADSASGQYRRTAVYPYNRRHAGSSTLHSSINDMMRWVRANLRGGELDGVRIMQPETHAELWKPSWDLTGDVERDAKKAGVPMPYDSLALGYSWERMVRRGRLLVMHSGSDVGFSTDMVLAPRDSLGIVVLVNADGVDTRTLSFRLLDRVGSARLVPGGSHRE